A region from the Campylobacter blaseri genome encodes:
- a CDS encoding glutathionylspermidine synthase family protein: MLKFKEIEPLDTDYLQNIGFEWHTDEDNTQYVSNKVLEISQNEAEKYYEAANELYGMFVEAGQYVIDNDLFHELGIPFNLVDLIKDSWENDVHWHLYGRFDLAGGIDGKPIKLIEFNADTPTAVFETSIIQWALLKQNGMDENSQFNDLFNAIVENFKRLVTLSESTENFNELYNGWKILFSSVAGNKEDEITTRFLQAGANEAGFETEFAYVDEVIFDDDEGIFYNDKNYEFWFKLIPWEQIAIDEGELALILKNIVKNQKAIILNPAYTLLFQSKGILKILWDLYPDHPLLLKSSFEPLAGTKMVKKPFFGREGANVTIFDENGKKIAQESGEYENQKFLYQEYYEFNKDEAGNSYQAGVFFAYEGCALGFRKGSEILGNFAKFISHYIR, encoded by the coding sequence ATGTTAAAATTTAAAGAGATAGAGCCACTAGATACAGATTATCTACAAAACATAGGGTTTGAGTGGCACACAGATGAAGATAACACACAATATGTTAGTAACAAAGTGCTAGAAATATCCCAAAATGAGGCAGAAAAATACTATGAAGCTGCTAACGAACTCTATGGTATGTTTGTAGAAGCTGGACAATATGTAATAGACAATGATTTATTTCATGAGCTAGGAATTCCTTTTAATCTAGTTGATTTGATAAAAGATAGCTGGGAAAATGATGTTCATTGGCATCTATATGGAAGGTTTGACTTAGCTGGCGGGATTGATGGAAAACCTATAAAATTAATTGAGTTTAATGCTGATACCCCAACTGCTGTATTTGAAACATCTATCATCCAATGGGCGCTTTTAAAACAAAATGGTATGGATGAAAACTCGCAATTTAACGATCTTTTTAATGCAATAGTTGAAAATTTCAAAAGACTTGTAACTCTTAGCGAATCTACTGAAAATTTTAATGAGCTTTATAATGGGTGGAAAATTCTTTTTAGCTCAGTAGCTGGAAATAAAGAAGATGAAATAACAACTAGATTTTTACAAGCTGGGGCAAATGAGGCTGGTTTTGAAACTGAGTTTGCATATGTAGATGAAGTTATTTTTGATGATGATGAGGGAATTTTTTATAATGATAAAAACTATGAATTTTGGTTTAAGCTTATACCTTGGGAACAGATTGCAATTGATGAGGGTGAGCTTGCTTTAATACTTAAGAATATAGTTAAAAATCAAAAAGCAATCATTCTAAACCCTGCTTATACACTACTTTTTCAAAGTAAAGGAATTTTAAAAATACTTTGGGATCTTTATCCTGACCATCCACTTTTATTAAAAAGCTCTTTTGAGCCGTTAGCGGGAACAAAAATGGTTAAAAAACCATTTTTTGGACGAGAGGGTGCCAATGTTACCATTTTTGATGAAAATGGTAAAAAAATAGCTCAAGAGAGTGGCGAGTATGAAAATCAAAAATTTTTATACCAAGAGTACTATGAGTTTAACAAAGATGAAGCTGGTAACTCATACCAAGCAGGAGTGTTTTTTGCCTATGAAGGTTGTGCCTTAGGCTTTAGAAAAGGTAGTGAAATTTTAGGGAATTTTGCAAAATTTATATCTCATTATATAAGATAA
- a CDS encoding ABC transporter substrate-binding protein — protein MVRVALFVLMLHSFVFGVVDAFNRDIVVENPQNLVFVGSGALRFGVYLGLEDRIVGIENREKRDDMHAPYNIVIKNKKLDKKPTIGEGGSGKLPSMEALIEANPDLIIASAMSKDQVKLIETKTKLPVFVISYSSSDDLSENNLKTMKQSLMALGEITNSKDRAVELIKYMEEQEKELRSLPINKKSVYIGGVNYKGSWGIGSTEGDYLPFSILGIENSLVDRSNKHVFIDIERILSVNPDVIFIDEGGRKNVELEMENKKDFFNSLKAFNDNKVFWLLPFNFYNTNLDNTFINAWSVAKALGANVDLEGKKDEIYRQFLGI, from the coding sequence ATGGTAAGAGTTGCATTGTTTGTTTTAATGCTTCATAGCTTTGTTTTTGGGGTTGTTGATGCTTTTAATAGAGATATAGTGGTTGAAAATCCTCAAAATCTTGTTTTTGTTGGCTCTGGTGCACTTAGATTTGGGGTCTATTTAGGGCTTGAAGATAGGATAGTTGGCATTGAAAATAGAGAAAAAAGAGATGATATGCATGCTCCTTATAATATTGTAATAAAAAATAAAAAATTAGATAAAAAACCAACAATAGGCGAGGGAGGAAGTGGAAAACTACCATCAATGGAGGCTTTGATTGAGGCTAATCCTGATTTAATTATAGCCTCAGCTATGAGCAAAGATCAAGTTAAACTTATAGAAACAAAAACTAAATTACCCGTTTTTGTTATAAGTTACAGTTCTAGTGATGATTTAAGTGAAAATAATTTAAAAACTATGAAACAATCTCTCATGGCATTAGGAGAGATAACTAATTCAAAAGATAGAGCAGTAGAACTTATAAAATATATGGAAGAGCAAGAAAAAGAGCTAAGAAGCCTGCCTATAAATAAAAAATCAGTATATATTGGTGGAGTAAACTATAAAGGCTCATGGGGAATTGGAAGCACTGAGGGAGACTATTTGCCATTTTCTATTTTGGGAATTGAAAATTCTTTAGTTGATAGATCCAATAAACACGTTTTTATTGATATCGAAAGAATTTTAAGTGTAAATCCAGATGTTATATTTATAGACGAAGGTGGTAGAAAAAATGTTGAACTTGAAATGGAAAACAAGAAAGATTTTTTTAATAGCCTAAAAGCCTTTAATGACAATAAAGTATTTTGGCTTTTACCTTTTAATTTTTATAATACCAACTTAGATAATACATTCATTAATGCATGGAGTGTGGCTAAAGCTTTAGGTGCAAATGTTGATTTAGAAGGAAAGAAAGACGAGATTTACAGGCAGTTTTTAGGAATATAG
- a CDS encoding UPF0323 family lipoprotein has protein sequence MKRIKKISKRTLASGFGLILAGGLIGGCTSESKEQSRLEQNQAAGAFVVIEETAPGKYKVSEEFPSNETRIVLKQLDGTEKVLTKEEMDTLIAQENAKIDAGTSNLTNNNAQLSSGGMSLGEVILASAAGAIIGSWIGGKLFNSPAYQNQRQSAYKSPSAYSKSVNSFNKAKSTGSTSKTKSGKSGFFSGGSKSSGSKSSFGG, from the coding sequence TTGAAAAGAATTAAAAAAATATCAAAAAGAACCCTTGCTAGTGGTTTTGGGCTTATTTTAGCTGGTGGTTTAATTGGAGGTTGCACATCAGAGTCAAAAGAGCAAAGCAGACTTGAACAAAACCAAGCAGCAGGCGCATTTGTAGTAATTGAAGAAACCGCCCCTGGAAAATATAAAGTTTCAGAAGAATTTCCTAGCAATGAAACAAGAATTGTCTTAAAACAACTTGATGGCACTGAAAAAGTTTTAACAAAAGAGGAGATGGACACACTAATAGCACAAGAAAATGCAAAAATAGATGCAGGAACTTCAAATTTAACAAACAATAATGCACAACTTTCAAGTGGTGGAATGAGCCTAGGTGAAGTAATTCTTGCAAGTGCAGCTGGAGCAATAATTGGAAGCTGGATAGGCGGAAAACTTTTTAATAGTCCTGCTTATCAAAACCAAAGACAAAGTGCATACAAAAGTCCATCAGCATATTCAAAAAGTGTTAATAGCTTTAATAAGGCAAAAAGCACAGGATCAACCTCAAAAACAAAAAGTGGAAAAAGTGGATTTTTTAGTGGTGGGTCTAAAAGCTCTGGTTCAAAAAGTTCATTTGGAGGCTAA
- a CDS encoding helix-turn-helix domain-containing protein, with protein MQKLSVQEAAQKLGISKEAIYNRIRRNTIESVEEDGVKYVILDSNVKKITPANTTRKTTNKSSNSEFIKYLTNEIEYLKLKNKSLEEDKENLFREKEELLISSKNEIKNMYKERDEKLQYFLSLLEKPTMTKKDQIEAKAIDIKEDGNNWLKLKEYLNLFEFKKKKRKKVKKIIVESAYDNPDIKIIGGMLFIHKDLDINSFTKKDEIEKN; from the coding sequence ATGCAAAAGCTAAGTGTTCAAGAAGCAGCTCAAAAATTAGGAATTTCAAAAGAAGCTATTTACAATAGAATACGTAGAAATACCATTGAGAGCGTTGAGGAAGATGGGGTAAAATATGTAATATTAGATAGCAATGTTAAAAAAATAACACCCGCAAACACAACAAGAAAAACAACTAACAAAAGTAGTAATAGTGAATTTATAAAATACTTAACAAATGAAATAGAGTATTTAAAACTAAAAAATAAATCCCTAGAAGAGGATAAAGAGAATCTTTTTAGAGAAAAAGAGGAGCTTTTAATTTCAAGTAAAAATGAAATAAAAAATATGTATAAAGAAAGAGATGAAAAATTGCAATATTTTTTATCTCTTCTTGAGAAACCAACAATGACTAAAAAAGATCAAATAGAAGCAAAAGCTATAGATATAAAAGAAGATGGCAATAATTGGCTTAAATTAAAAGAGTATCTAAATTTATTTGAATTTAAAAAAAAGAAGAGGAAAAAAGTTAAAAAAATAATTGTGGAAAGTGCATATGATAATCCTGACATTAAAATTATAGGAGGAATGCTTTTCATACATAAGGATTTAGACATAAATAGCTTTACAAAAAAGGATGAGATTGAAAAGAATTAA
- a CDS encoding efflux transporter outer membrane subunit, with translation MLNKKLILHIVAMTIFLTGCSFKPVTPQKDTSFRATYENINIKDKWWEDFNDPKLNLLVNDALMYNSDLALALNNIEVSRVKLGLEKLEYLPNISYQGSAIRTNNTPGASHSSTRSVYSASALFDYELDLWGKVRNSVGTKKSIFQASVYDYQTAKLSIVSEVVNRYFNLLFLEEQKEILNETLISYKNTLRYRKNQLDAGIISSIVYAQTQSLVANANARLVEVENNIDIANAALAVLTGKSYDEILYKNIDTSEDFSIHIPKVPSSISSDILLRRSDVASSLEQLRASNFLVGVSKAGYFPSISLTGVLGYTSFELDRLFVDNKDSWNIGGSLVGPLFDFGRTKKRVEIANLEQNASFINYDKALKNAFLDVRTALVSRENSIKKQESMKNLENSQKEVYNLANKRYNAGYSDHIELLDAQRSYLDAKLGLAASNLDVANSIVLVYKAFGGGFKVDDNETKNILNSDTTILPSKSTSPFSY, from the coding sequence ATGTTGAATAAAAAATTAATTCTACATATAGTTGCTATGACTATATTTTTAACCGGATGTTCTTTTAAACCAGTAACTCCACAAAAAGATACAAGTTTTAGAGCTACATATGAAAATATTAATATAAAAGATAAGTGGTGGGAAGACTTTAATGATCCTAAGTTAAATTTATTAGTTAATGATGCATTAATGTATAATTCGGATTTAGCTTTAGCACTAAATAACATTGAGGTTTCAAGGGTAAAACTTGGATTAGAAAAATTGGAATATTTACCTAATATATCTTATCAAGGTAGTGCTATTAGAACAAACAACACTCCTGGTGCTTCTCATTCAAGCACCAGGAGTGTATATAGCGCAAGCGCACTTTTTGATTATGAGTTAGACCTTTGGGGAAAAGTTAGAAATAGCGTAGGGACTAAAAAGTCTATTTTTCAAGCTAGTGTTTATGATTATCAAACCGCAAAACTAAGTATAGTTAGTGAGGTTGTAAATAGATATTTTAATTTACTATTTTTAGAAGAACAAAAAGAAATTTTAAATGAAACTCTTATAAGTTATAAAAATACTTTAAGATATAGAAAAAATCAGCTTGATGCAGGTATTATAAGCTCTATAGTTTATGCCCAAACACAAAGTCTAGTTGCAAATGCAAACGCAAGATTAGTTGAGGTGGAAAACAATATAGATATTGCAAATGCTGCTTTAGCTGTTTTGACAGGAAAGAGTTATGATGAAATTTTATATAAAAATATAGATACTTCAGAAGATTTTTCTATTCATATACCAAAAGTTCCAAGTAGCATCTCTTCAGATATACTGCTTAGAAGATCAGATGTTGCAAGCTCTCTAGAACAACTCAGAGCTTCAAATTTCTTAGTTGGGGTTTCAAAAGCTGGCTATTTTCCAAGTATTTCTCTAACAGGTGTTCTTGGATATACGAGTTTTGAGTTAGATAGGCTTTTTGTTGATAATAAAGACAGCTGGAATATTGGAGGATCTTTAGTGGGTCCACTTTTTGATTTTGGCAGAACTAAAAAGAGAGTAGAAATAGCAAATTTAGAGCAAAATGCAAGTTTTATAAACTATGACAAGGCATTGAAAAATGCATTTTTAGATGTTAGAACTGCGCTTGTTTCAAGAGAAAACTCAATTAAAAAACAAGAAAGCATGAAAAACTTAGAAAACTCACAAAAAGAGGTTTATAATTTAGCAAACAAAAGATATAATGCTGGATATAGTGATCATATAGAGCTTTTAGACGCACAAAGAAGCTATTTAGATGCTAAATTAGGACTTGCTGCTAGTAATTTAGATGTTGCTAATAGTATTGTTCTAGTCTATAAGGCATTTGGAGGCGGTTTTAAAGTTGATGATAATGAAACAAAAAATATCTTAAACTCAGACACTACTATACTACCCTCTAAATCAACATCACCATTTAGTTATTAG
- a CDS encoding class I SAM-dependent methyltransferase: MKQDTTKLSQIWDTKEKFYPRFKDEESIFQKDLIDITKKWGINYLNKEILEIGCGTGAYTFLLARIAKSVDALDFSKQMLAVLKKDALKLGLSDKITCINDDFLSFKSKKIYDIAFGAMTPALANNDSFLKFNKIAKSKIWLGWAGKRSSKIMDKVFQAHNHKLRINNTSNLLKQWLGDNNIKHKSMPLETTWESRLSFEDMVDDQAWHLKMHKISPNREIIKRALEEFIDKDNKILNKTDVKLEVVVW; encoded by the coding sequence ATGAAACAAGACACTACAAAACTATCGCAGATATGGGATACCAAAGAGAAATTTTACCCAAGATTCAAAGACGAAGAGAGTATTTTTCAAAAAGATCTTATAGATATAACTAAAAAATGGGGCATTAATTACTTAAATAAAGAAATTTTAGAGATTGGGTGTGGTACTGGTGCATATACTTTTTTATTAGCTAGAATAGCTAAAAGCGTAGATGCATTAGATTTTTCAAAACAAATGTTAGCGGTTTTAAAAAAAGATGCCCTAAAGCTCGGCTTAAGTGATAAAATAACTTGCATAAATGATGACTTTTTATCTTTTAAAAGTAAAAAAATTTACGATATAGCTTTTGGAGCCATGACACCAGCTCTTGCAAACAATGACTCTTTTTTAAAATTTAATAAAATAGCTAAAAGTAAAATTTGGTTAGGCTGGGCAGGAAAGAGAAGTTCAAAAATCATGGATAAAGTTTTTCAAGCACATAATCACAAACTTCGTATTAATAATACTTCTAATTTATTAAAACAGTGGCTTGGAGATAATAATATTAAACATAAAAGCATGCCACTTGAAACAACATGGGAAAGTAGGCTTAGTTTTGAAGATATGGTGGATGATCAAGCTTGGCATCTTAAAATGCATAAAATAAGTCCAAATAGAGAGATCATAAAGAGGGCTTTAGAAGAGTTTATAGATAAAGATAATAAAATATTAAATAAAACAGATGTAAAATTGGAGGTTGTGGTATGGTAA
- the rpsU gene encoding 30S ribosomal protein S21 — MPGIKVYPNESFDEAYRKFKKQTDRNLVVTEARARRYFEPNTEIRKKQKISARKKMLKRLYMLRRYESRL; from the coding sequence GTGCCAGGAATTAAGGTATATCCAAATGAGTCTTTTGACGAAGCTTATAGAAAATTCAAAAAACAAACAGATAGAAATCTAGTTGTTACTGAAGCAAGAGCAAGAAGATATTTTGAACCAAATACTGAAATCAGAAAAAAACAAAAAATTTCTGCTCGTAAAAAAATGCTTAAACGTCTGTATATGCTTAGAAGATATGAATCAAGACTCTAA
- a CDS encoding TetR/AcrR family transcriptional regulator, with protein MAHSNSFKTKDRFKKIVNSASELFLQNGYKKTSLNDIVEKSGGSLSTIYEYFGNKEGLFKAIIINGIENFTQDIEENIKVDSNLNLEEYLFKFGQIYLTLVLSKNSILFHRLILNEAFLQKNSNMRNIFCSKLSEFKEKNLVEFFKKDEKIGKFSEEELGKIASNFLNLIREPYFFNALFYDENIEINKKELDQHLKKYIKIFLYGILK; from the coding sequence GTGGCCCATTCAAATAGTTTTAAAACAAAAGATAGATTTAAGAAAATTGTAAATTCAGCTTCAGAACTTTTTTTACAAAACGGATATAAAAAAACTAGCTTAAATGATATAGTTGAAAAAAGCGGAGGATCTCTTTCTACTATATATGAGTATTTTGGAAATAAAGAGGGACTGTTTAAAGCTATTATTATTAATGGTATAGAGAATTTTACACAAGATATTGAAGAGAATATAAAAGTAGATTCAAACTTAAATCTTGAAGAGTATCTATTTAAATTTGGGCAAATTTATTTAACTTTGGTTCTTAGTAAAAACTCCATACTTTTTCATAGATTAATATTAAATGAAGCGTTTTTACAAAAAAATAGCAATATGAGAAATATTTTTTGCTCGAAGCTATCAGAGTTTAAAGAAAAAAATTTAGTGGAATTTTTTAAAAAAGATGAAAAAATAGGTAAATTTAGCGAAGAAGAGCTTGGGAAAATCGCCTCTAATTTTTTAAATTTAATTAGAGAACCATACTTTTTTAATGCTCTATTTTATGATGAAAACATTGAAATAAATAAAAAAGAACTAGATCAACATTTAAAAAAGTATATAAAAATATTTTTATATGGTATTTTAAAATAA
- a CDS encoding efflux RND transporter periplasmic adaptor subunit, with translation MNKITKVFVFITVVMLLSGCNMPWSKNDKSEQSKANTQQQMPPIQVKVFVAKKEDIPITFSYPAKIVSKQSVDVVSKVSGTILEQYFKPGDSVKKGDKLFLIDPKKYKAAQEISNANLQMAKANFERTRLNYSRALKLKKTNSISKQEFDNSVSEYKSAQANIESAQATLKNANIDLNYTLVRAPFDGIIGDTYQDKGTFITLQNNKLVRLTNLNPIHAKFAIADVDMLNINQKKENKEWLQKDTNATLIINDKRYNGKLIFIDKVVNNQTGSIDAKAIFENSQQELLPGYFGTVKLSGFYQKGGFKIPQVAIKQNVQGSYVFLLKDGKVTTTPIEISYQTSEYAIISKGLSEGDKIIINNFMKIRPGAPAVEAKAE, from the coding sequence ATGAACAAAATTACTAAAGTTTTTGTTTTTATTACGGTGGTTATGTTATTATCAGGATGCAATATGCCATGGAGCAAAAATGATAAAAGTGAACAAAGTAAAGCTAACACACAACAACAAATGCCACCAATACAAGTCAAAGTATTTGTTGCTAAAAAAGAAGATATTCCTATAACATTTAGTTACCCAGCAAAAATTGTTAGTAAGCAAAGCGTAGATGTAGTATCTAAGGTAAGTGGAACAATTCTTGAACAGTATTTTAAACCAGGCGATAGTGTTAAAAAAGGGGACAAACTGTTTTTAATTGATCCTAAAAAATATAAAGCTGCACAAGAGATATCAAATGCAAATTTACAAATGGCTAAAGCAAATTTTGAAAGAACAAGATTAAATTATAGCAGAGCCTTAAAGCTGAAAAAGACAAATTCTATTTCAAAACAAGAATTTGATAACTCTGTTTCTGAATACAAAAGCGCACAAGCTAATATAGAAAGTGCACAAGCTACTTTGAAAAATGCAAATATAGATTTAAACTATACCTTAGTTAGAGCTCCATTTGATGGCATTATAGGGGATACTTATCAAGATAAAGGCACATTTATAACCTTACAAAATAATAAATTAGTAAGGCTTACTAATCTAAACCCTATTCATGCAAAATTTGCTATTGCAGATGTTGATATGTTAAATATTAATCAAAAAAAAGAAAATAAAGAATGGCTTCAAAAAGATACAAATGCTACTTTAATTATTAACGACAAAAGATACAATGGAAAACTTATATTTATAGATAAAGTTGTAAATAATCAAACTGGCTCTATTGATGCTAAAGCTATTTTTGAGAACTCACAACAAGAGTTATTACCGGGTTATTTTGGCACTGTAAAACTCAGTGGGTTTTATCAAAAAGGTGGTTTTAAAATACCTCAAGTTGCAATTAAACAAAATGTGCAAGGCTCTTACGTTTTTCTTTTAAAAGATGGCAAAGTTACTACAACTCCAATAGAAATTTCATATCAAACAAGTGAGTATGCAATTATTTCAAAGGGCTTAAGCGAAGGAGATAAAATTATTATAAATAATTTTATGAAAATTAGACCTGGGGCTCCTGCTGTGGAAGCAAAGGCTGAATAA
- a CDS encoding efflux RND transporter permease subunit encodes MFSRFFINRPVFAAVLSIIIVLVGLVSMKVSPVEEYPQLTPPRIAVKATYIGADAQTISDTVATPLENAINGVDGMIYMESTSSSSGNMDLNVYFKVGTNPQQALVDVNNRIRSTEPSLPEEVRRVGINAFEASPNMLQVLTFYDPNGELDIVELNNYININVLDELKRVPGVGNAILLGSKEYAMRIWIKPDLLQKYDLTIPEVIGAIREQNSQYATGKLGEQPTSTDNPYVYTIKSEGRLQSAKEFENIILRSDERGSMLKLKDVADIKLGSDSYVFDGKVNGNPTAPILIFAQTGSNALAVVNAVGEKLKELSIDFPSKLTYITAYDTTKFVVATMKEIVKTFIEAIILVLIVMYLFLGNIRATIIPMIAIPVSIIGAFAGMLAMGFSINMITLFALILAIGIVVDDAIIVIENVERILEENLEISVKEATSQAMGEIMAPVISSVLVIIAVFAPMAFMDGLVGVIQKQFALTIVVSVAISGFVALTLTPALCATMLNRERKEPWWIVKKFNQIFDVSTNIFSTGVAKILKHIIPSIIAVAIMMFGVFTLFQSIPSGLVPSEDKGSLMIINTLPSATSITKTTKHGEGLYQIAKQDENIQTIGVMSGYDVISGSLRENASIMFINLKPWEERKDKAQSSFAVANKYNKIFYNNTDAMSFVVNPPPINGLSITGGFEFFAQNLTGKSYIDIEKDMQKLVIEANKRPELTMVRTTLDTNFPQYDLSINRDKVKMLGVDIGDIFITINSTIGTYYVNDFNILGKTFKVRLRANSNFRNSETVFRNIFVKSKTTGDMIPISSLIELKRSVGPDSVNRFNGLRAAKVMGDPAPGYTSGQALEVIQEVFRDVLNPQEYHIGWSGSSYQEVAATGTGKIAFIFGIIFVYLILAAQYERWLMPIAVLTAVPFSVFGALIAIYFANVNNDVYFQIGLILLIGLGAKNAILIVEFAMEEHTKRGKNIFDASIAAARLRFRPIVMTSLAFTLGVLPMVFSTGAGAASRFSLGTGVIGGMIAASTIAIFFVPMFYYLLEKFNEWLGKSSQNTIKKDEKVNHVE; translated from the coding sequence ATGTTTTCAAGATTTTTTATAAATAGACCTGTTTTTGCGGCCGTTTTATCTATAATTATAGTTCTTGTAGGACTTGTATCTATGAAGGTATCTCCTGTTGAAGAGTATCCTCAATTAACACCTCCTAGAATTGCTGTTAAGGCTACATATATTGGTGCAGATGCACAAACTATTTCAGATACGGTTGCAACTCCTTTAGAAAATGCCATAAATGGTGTTGATGGAATGATTTATATGGAATCAACCTCAAGTTCATCAGGGAATATGGATTTAAATGTCTATTTTAAGGTTGGAACAAATCCGCAACAAGCCTTAGTTGATGTAAACAATAGAATAAGATCTACCGAACCGAGTCTTCCTGAAGAGGTTAGAAGAGTTGGTATTAATGCTTTTGAAGCTAGTCCAAACATGCTTCAAGTTTTAACATTTTATGATCCAAATGGTGAACTTGATATAGTTGAATTAAACAACTATATAAATATAAATGTTTTAGATGAATTAAAAAGAGTTCCTGGTGTTGGTAATGCTATTTTATTAGGAAGTAAAGAGTATGCTATGAGGATTTGGATAAAACCTGATTTACTTCAAAAATATGATTTAACAATTCCAGAAGTTATAGGTGCTATAAGAGAACAAAACTCCCAATATGCAACAGGTAAGCTAGGAGAGCAACCAACCTCTACAGATAATCCATATGTCTATACTATAAAATCTGAAGGAAGACTTCAAAGCGCAAAAGAATTTGAAAATATTATTTTAAGAAGTGATGAGCGAGGCTCAATGCTAAAATTAAAAGATGTAGCCGACATAAAGCTTGGTTCAGATAGTTATGTATTTGATGGTAAGGTAAATGGAAATCCTACAGCTCCTATTTTAATATTTGCACAAACTGGCTCAAATGCTTTAGCAGTAGTTAATGCAGTAGGCGAGAAATTAAAAGAATTATCGATAGATTTTCCAAGCAAACTTACTTATATTACCGCATATGACACAACCAAGTTTGTTGTAGCTACAATGAAAGAGATTGTAAAGACATTTATTGAGGCTATAATTCTTGTATTAATAGTTATGTATCTATTTTTAGGAAATATTAGAGCTACAATTATACCAATGATTGCAATTCCTGTTTCAATTATAGGGGCATTTGCAGGAATGTTAGCTATGGGCTTTTCCATAAATATGATAACCTTATTTGCTTTAATTTTGGCAATTGGTATAGTTGTGGATGATGCGATTATAGTTATTGAAAATGTTGAAAGAATTTTAGAAGAAAATTTAGAAATTAGTGTAAAAGAGGCAACTTCTCAAGCAATGGGTGAAATAATGGCACCAGTTATATCTAGTGTTTTGGTTATAATTGCTGTTTTTGCTCCTATGGCATTTATGGATGGTCTTGTTGGTGTTATTCAAAAACAATTTGCTCTAACTATCGTTGTTTCAGTTGCTATTTCAGGATTTGTAGCCCTTACTTTAACACCAGCTTTATGTGCTACTATGTTAAATAGGGAGAGAAAAGAACCTTGGTGGATAGTTAAGAAATTTAACCAAATTTTTGATGTCAGCACAAATATATTTTCAACAGGAGTTGCAAAAATATTAAAGCATATTATACCATCTATTATAGCTGTTGCTATTATGATGTTTGGTGTTTTTACTCTCTTTCAATCAATTCCTTCAGGACTTGTTCCAAGTGAAGATAAGGGTAGTTTAATGATTATAAATACTCTTCCATCTGCAACTTCTATTACTAAAACTACAAAACATGGTGAAGGACTTTATCAAATAGCAAAACAAGATGAAAATATTCAGACAATTGGTGTTATGTCAGGGTATGATGTAATTTCTGGTTCTTTAAGAGAAAATGCATCTATTATGTTTATTAATTTAAAACCGTGGGAAGAGAGAAAAGACAAAGCACAATCATCTTTTGCGGTTGCTAATAAATATAATAAAATATTTTATAACAATACAGATGCGATGAGTTTTGTTGTTAATCCACCTCCAATCAACGGGCTATCTATTACTGGAGGATTTGAATTTTTTGCTCAAAATTTAACTGGAAAAAGTTATATTGACATAGAAAAAGATATGCAAAAACTAGTTATAGAAGCAAACAAAAGACCAGAGTTAACTATGGTTAGAACAACGCTTGATACTAATTTTCCTCAATATGATCTTAGTATAAATAGAGATAAAGTTAAAATGTTAGGCGTAGATATAGGAGATATTTTTATCACTATAAACTCAACAATTGGAACTTACTATGTAAACGATTTTAATATTTTAGGAAAGACTTTTAAAGTAAGACTTAGAGCCAATTCTAATTTTAGAAATTCTGAAACAGTTTTTAGAAATATCTTTGTTAAAAGTAAGACAACAGGAGATATGATACCTATTAGCTCATTAATTGAATTAAAAAGAAGTGTTGGTCCTGATAGTGTTAACAGATTTAACGGTCTTAGAGCAGCTAAAGTCATGGGAGATCCAGCTCCTGGTTATACTTCAGGGCAAGCTTTAGAGGTAATTCAAGAGGTATTTAGAGATGTTTTAAATCCACAAGAATATCATATAGGTTGGTCTGGATCATCTTATCAAGAGGTTGCTGCAACAGGAACAGGAAAGATTGCTTTTATATTTGGAATCATATTTGTTTATCTAATATTAGCAGCACAATACGAAAGATGGCTAATGCCAATAGCTGTTCTAACAGCTGTTCCATTTTCTGTTTTTGGGGCATTGATAGCTATATATTTTGCAAATGTAAATAACGATGTATATTTTCAGATAGGGCTTATTTTACTTATAGGACTTGGTGCTAAAAATGCCATTTTAATTGTGGAATTTGCGATGGAAGAGCATACGAAAAGAGGCAAAAATATATTTGATGCAAGTATAGCTGCTGCTAGACTTAGATTTAGACCTATTGTTATGACATCTTTAGCATTCACTTTAGGAGTTTTGCCTATGGTATTTAGCACAGGAGCAGGAGCAGCAAGTAGATTTTCACTTGGAACAGGTGTTATTGGTGGAATGATAGCAGCTTCAACGATAGCTATATTTTTTGTACCGATGTTTTATTATCTACTAGAGAAATTTAATGAATGGTTAGGAAAAAGTAGCCAAAATACAATAAAGAAGGACGAAAAGGTAAACCATGTTGAATAA